The Gracilibacillus caseinilyticus genome segment ATCGGAGACAGTGAAGCGCAAATGCCAATGCTTATGATCTATATTATTGTAGGAGTAACCTTTTCGACGGTTACCTCTGTTACGATTATGACAATGATGGCAGAGGAAAATGAAAAGAAAACCTTAAGAGGATTGATCTTATCACCCGCCACATTTGTAGACATCATTGTCGGCAAAAGTCTAGTTACCAGCATCATTACATTTATTACGTTGGTTGTTTCGTTGCTCATTATCGGCATTGATCCCATACTAGACATTAGACCGATCATAAGCCTGGTTCTATTGTTTTTGTTCTTTCTCATGCTTGGCATAGGTATCGGCCTTTTTGCAAAATCGATGGCTTCTACATCTGCTTACGGCATGCCTGTTATGTTTCTTTTCGGTTTCACCCCTA includes the following:
- a CDS encoding ABC transporter permease, which codes for MNVQRISAIFEKDSKDFIKNITLLMMPFISIVLALLYDRIGDSEAQMPMLMIYIIVGVTFSTVTSVTIMTMMAEENEKKTLRGLILSPATFVDIIVGKSLVTSIITFITLVVSLLIIGIDPILDIRPIISLVLLFLFFLMLGIGIGLFAKSMASTSAYGMPVMFLFGFTPMFSIIGLSEDNIIMKILELFPIMQAIEIHNTSSWLPLGVSSIWVVAAAIFMYVCFRKTVTDE